In Papaver somniferum cultivar HN1 chromosome 1, ASM357369v1, whole genome shotgun sequence, a genomic segment contains:
- the LOC113339656 gene encoding uncharacterized protein LOC113339656 translates to MESNWLPHSRKIVYKNFRRFLKTNHPFRSSKYMGLQTKEKGFAPVRLTGQEVMAKTSHVHYVPGKLSKDGKKRKRDFYEVDCDDIHSPTKAFYKRSRPLDIPTWIYNEYCYCIDVMHVEKNVSEHLVDALLDLKKK, encoded by the exons ATGGAAAGTAATTGGTTACCTCACTCCCGCAAGATTGTGTACAAAAATTTCCGAAGATTTTTGAAGACAAATCATCCTTTCAG GTCAAGCAAGTATATGGGACTCCAAACAAAAGAGAAGGGATTTGCACCAGTTCGATTAACCGGACAAGAAGTAATGGCGAAGACCAGTCATGTTCATTATGTTCCTGGTAAGCTTTCCAAAGACGgtaagaagagaaagagagattTTTATGAAGTTGATTGCGATGATATTCATTCACCAACTAAAGCGTTTTACAAAAGGTCGAGGCCGTTGGATATTCCAACATGGATTTATAATGAATATTGTTACTGTATTGATGTAATGCACGTTGAGAAGAATGTTAGTGAACATCTTGTAGATGCTTTACTTGActtaaagaagaaataa